The Desulfuromonas sp. region CCGCGCCTCTGCGATCGACATGCGGGCCCGGACCTTCGAGCCGGCAGGGACCGGGGCGGGGAAGCGCACCTTGTTCAGGCCGTAATTGACCCGCATGCGCATCCCGGGGAAGTGGCGGGCCATGAACTCGGGGGTGTTGCTGCCGGTCAGGCCGGGAATCAGCGAGAGGGTCAGAAAGCCGTGGGCGACGGTCCCGCCGTAGGGGGATTCACGCCTCGCCCGCTCCGGGTCGGTGTGGATCCACTGGCGGTCGCCGGTCAGCTCGGCGAAGGCGTCGATCCGTTCCTGGGTGATGGTTTCCCAGTTGCCGATGAGGAGGTCTTCGCCGAGGCGGCTTTGGAGGGTTTTCAGGAGTTGGGTTGTCAATTCCGAGCCTATTCTTCGACCTCTTCGCTCTGGATCATTGAATCTTTCACGTCCATCTGAAACGCGTCTTTGGGTTTTTTCATTCGATAACCCGGCTTGACGAGGATTTCCAAATAAAAAGATTCGAGT contains the following coding sequences:
- a CDS encoding MaoC family dehydratase, which produces MTTQLLKTLQSRLGEDLLIGNWETITQERIDAFAELTGDRQWIHTDPERARRESPYGGTVAHGFLTLSLIPGLTGSNTPEFMARHFPGMRMRVNYGLNKVRFPAPVPAGSKVRARMSIAEARQAGEGVEVVCLMTVELEGSEKPACVAEQVFRLYP